From a region of the Pongo abelii isolate AG06213 chromosome 9, NHGRI_mPonAbe1-v2.0_pri, whole genome shotgun sequence genome:
- the TMPRSS5 gene encoding transmembrane protease serine 5 isoform X2, with product MTGWGQWRAVILHSPDPPWGQPHMIDVSQAVCWRSRRRGCAVLGALGLLAGAGVGSWLLVLYLCPAASQPISGTLQDEEITLSCSEASGEEALLPALPKTVSFRINSEDFLLEVQVRDRPGWLLVCHEGWSPTLGLQICWSLGHLRLTHHKGVNLTDIKLSRSQEFAQLSPRLGGFLEEAWQPRNNCTSGQVVSLRCSECGARPLASRIVGGQSVAPGRWPWQASVALGFRHTCGGSVLAPHWVVTAAHCMHSFRMARLSSWRVHAGQVSHSAVRPHQGAVVERIIPHPLYSAQNHDYDVALLRLRTPLSFSDTVGAVCLPAKEQHFPKGSQCWVSGWGHTDPGHTYSSDMLQDTVVPLLSTQLCNSSCVYSGALTHRMLCAGYLDGRADACQGDSGGPLVCPDGDTWRLVGVVSWGRGCAEPNHPGVYAKVAEFLDWIHDTAQDSLL from the exons ATGACAGGGTGGGGACAGTGGAGGGCAGTCATCCTACATTCCCCGGATCCTCCCTGGGGTCAGCCCCACATGATTGATG TTTCTCAGGCAGTGTGCTGGCGTTCCAGGCGACGTGGCTGTGCAGTGCTGGGAGCCCTGGGGCTGCTGGCCGGTGCGGGTGTTGGCTCATGGCTCCTAG TGCTGTATCTGTGTCCTGCTGCCTCTCAGCCCATTTCCGGGACCTTGCAGGATGAGGAGATAACTTTGAGCTGCTCAGAGGCCAGCGGTGAGGAAGCTCTGCTCCCTGCACTTCCCAAAACAG TATCTTTCAGAATAAACAGCGAAGACTTCTTGCTGGAAGTGCAAGTGAGGGATCGGCCAGGCTGGCTCCTGGTCTGCCATGAGGGCTGGAGCCCCACCCTGGGGCTGCAGATCTGCTGGAGCCTTGGGCATCTCAG ACTCACTCACCACAAGGGAGTAAACCTCACTGACATCAAACTCAGCCGTTCCCAGGAGTTTGCTCAGCTCTCTCCTAGActgggaggcttcctggaggaggcgtGGCAGCCCAG GAACAACTGCACTTCTGGTCAAGTTGTTTCCCTCAGATGCTCTG AGTGTGGAGCGAGGCCCCTGGCTTCCCGGATAGTTGGTGGGCAGTCTGTGGCTCCTGGGCGCTGGCCGTGGCAGGCCAGCGTGGCCCTGGGCTTCCGGCACACGTGTGGTGGCTCTGTGCTAGCGCCACACTGGGTGGTGACTGCTGCACATTGTATGCACAG TTTCAGGATGGCCCGCCTGTCCAGCTGGCGGGTTCACGCGGGGCAGGTCAGCCACAGTGCCGTCAGGCCCCACCAAGGGGCTGTGGTGGAGAGGATTATCCCACACCCCCTCTACAGTGCCCAGAATCATGACTACGACGTCGCCCTCCTGAGGCTCCGGACCCCTCTCAGCTTCTCAG ACACCGTGGGCGCTGTGTGCCTGCCGGCCAAGGAGCAGCATTTTCCGAAGGGCTCGCAGTGCTGGGTGTCTGGCTGGGGCCACACCGACCCTGGCCATA CTTACAGCTCGGATATGCTCCAGGACACGGTGGTGCCCCTGCTCAGCACTCAGCTCTGCAACAGCTCTTGCGTGTACAGCGGAGCCCTCACCCACCGCATGCTTTGTGCTGGCTACCTGGATGGAAGGGCTGATGCATGCCAG GGAGATAGCGGGGGCCCCCTGGTATGCCCAGATGGGGACACATGGCGCCTGGTGGGGGTGGTCAGCTGGGGGCGTGGCTGCGCAGAGCCCAATCACCCAGGTGTCTACGCCAAGGTAGCTGAGTTTCTGGACTGGATCCATGACACTGCTCAG GACTCCCTCCTCTGA
- the TMPRSS5 gene encoding transmembrane protease serine 5 isoform X1 — protein MSLMLHDQPPVEAQYAEEGPGPGIFREEPGDQQHPISQAVCWRSRRRGCAVLGALGLLAGAGVGSWLLVLYLCPAASQPISGTLQDEEITLSCSEASGEEALLPALPKTVSFRINSEDFLLEVQVRDRPGWLLVCHEGWSPTLGLQICWSLGHLRLTHHKGVNLTDIKLSRSQEFAQLSPRLGGFLEEAWQPRNNCTSGQVVSLRCSECGARPLASRIVGGQSVAPGRWPWQASVALGFRHTCGGSVLAPHWVVTAAHCMHSFRMARLSSWRVHAGQVSHSAVRPHQGAVVERIIPHPLYSAQNHDYDVALLRLRTPLSFSDTVGAVCLPAKEQHFPKGSQCWVSGWGHTDPGHTYSSDMLQDTVVPLLSTQLCNSSCVYSGALTHRMLCAGYLDGRADACQGDSGGPLVCPDGDTWRLVGVVSWGRGCAEPNHPGVYAKVAEFLDWIHDTAQDSLL, from the exons ATG AGCCTGATGCTGCATGACCAACCCCCTGTGGAGGCCCAGTATGCAGAGGAGGGCCCAGGACCTGGGATCTTCAGAGAAGAGCCTGGAGACCAGCAGCATCCCA TTTCTCAGGCAGTGTGCTGGCGTTCCAGGCGACGTGGCTGTGCAGTGCTGGGAGCCCTGGGGCTGCTGGCCGGTGCGGGTGTTGGCTCATGGCTCCTAG TGCTGTATCTGTGTCCTGCTGCCTCTCAGCCCATTTCCGGGACCTTGCAGGATGAGGAGATAACTTTGAGCTGCTCAGAGGCCAGCGGTGAGGAAGCTCTGCTCCCTGCACTTCCCAAAACAG TATCTTTCAGAATAAACAGCGAAGACTTCTTGCTGGAAGTGCAAGTGAGGGATCGGCCAGGCTGGCTCCTGGTCTGCCATGAGGGCTGGAGCCCCACCCTGGGGCTGCAGATCTGCTGGAGCCTTGGGCATCTCAG ACTCACTCACCACAAGGGAGTAAACCTCACTGACATCAAACTCAGCCGTTCCCAGGAGTTTGCTCAGCTCTCTCCTAGActgggaggcttcctggaggaggcgtGGCAGCCCAG GAACAACTGCACTTCTGGTCAAGTTGTTTCCCTCAGATGCTCTG AGTGTGGAGCGAGGCCCCTGGCTTCCCGGATAGTTGGTGGGCAGTCTGTGGCTCCTGGGCGCTGGCCGTGGCAGGCCAGCGTGGCCCTGGGCTTCCGGCACACGTGTGGTGGCTCTGTGCTAGCGCCACACTGGGTGGTGACTGCTGCACATTGTATGCACAG TTTCAGGATGGCCCGCCTGTCCAGCTGGCGGGTTCACGCGGGGCAGGTCAGCCACAGTGCCGTCAGGCCCCACCAAGGGGCTGTGGTGGAGAGGATTATCCCACACCCCCTCTACAGTGCCCAGAATCATGACTACGACGTCGCCCTCCTGAGGCTCCGGACCCCTCTCAGCTTCTCAG ACACCGTGGGCGCTGTGTGCCTGCCGGCCAAGGAGCAGCATTTTCCGAAGGGCTCGCAGTGCTGGGTGTCTGGCTGGGGCCACACCGACCCTGGCCATA CTTACAGCTCGGATATGCTCCAGGACACGGTGGTGCCCCTGCTCAGCACTCAGCTCTGCAACAGCTCTTGCGTGTACAGCGGAGCCCTCACCCACCGCATGCTTTGTGCTGGCTACCTGGATGGAAGGGCTGATGCATGCCAG GGAGATAGCGGGGGCCCCCTGGTATGCCCAGATGGGGACACATGGCGCCTGGTGGGGGTGGTCAGCTGGGGGCGTGGCTGCGCAGAGCCCAATCACCCAGGTGTCTACGCCAAGGTAGCTGAGTTTCTGGACTGGATCCATGACACTGCTCAG GACTCCCTCCTCTGA